The Bacteroidia bacterium genome window below encodes:
- a CDS encoding 5-(carboxyamino)imidazole ribonucleotide synthase encodes MKRKKIGIIGGGQLALMLIEAAIPWNIPCNILDSEGCSASPLADTHIKGSLYDKKAIQALAECSDILTFETEHFDVEAVIELVKTNQIECIPSPEILYTIQNKHRQKQFFEKHNLPTAPFVSVQSPKEWIKAAQELGTDIFVAKLHTGGYDGKGVLVCEKNNIQQVFDAPCIIEKYIPRKHEIAVIVARNRKKEVVTYPVVEMVFDEEANILKYLICPARIDKNLSTKAQSLAAQAVEYLNGIGIFAVEMFVAQDNTLLLNEIAPRPHNSGHHTIESCYTSQYEQLLRIILDLPLGSTDLIQPAVMLNLLGEKGYQGVPYYEGIDEALLIEGVYVHLYNKSQTRSLRKMGHVTIIDKDIQTAIQKAQQINIKVKAKQN; translated from the coding sequence ATGAAAAGAAAAAAAATTGGCATCATAGGTGGGGGACAATTAGCTTTAATGCTGATTGAAGCTGCTATACCTTGGAATATCCCTTGTAACATTTTGGATTCAGAAGGATGTAGTGCAAGTCCACTTGCAGATACACATATAAAGGGCAGTCTGTACGACAAAAAGGCTATACAAGCACTTGCAGAGTGCTCTGATATACTAACTTTTGAAACTGAACACTTTGATGTAGAAGCCGTAATAGAATTAGTGAAAACAAACCAAATAGAATGTATTCCATCACCGGAAATCTTGTATACTATTCAAAACAAACACAGGCAAAAACAGTTTTTTGAAAAACATAACCTTCCCACAGCACCGTTTGTATCTGTCCAAAGCCCCAAAGAGTGGATAAAAGCTGCTCAAGAGTTAGGTACAGATATATTTGTAGCAAAGCTACACACAGGCGGTTATGATGGCAAAGGTGTACTTGTCTGTGAAAAAAATAACATCCAGCAAGTCTTTGATGCCCCCTGCATTATAGAAAAATACATTCCTCGAAAGCATGAAATTGCAGTAATAGTAGCCCGCAACAGAAAAAAAGAAGTAGTTACCTATCCTGTTGTAGAAATGGTTTTTGACGAAGAAGCCAACATATTAAAATATCTAATTTGTCCTGCTCGTATAGATAAAAACCTATCTACAAAAGCACAATCTTTGGCAGCACAAGCTGTAGAATATCTCAATGGAATTGGAATTTTTGCCGTTGAAATGTTTGTTGCGCAGGATAATACGCTCTTACTCAATGAAATAGCACCTCGCCCCCATAATTCAGGGCATCACACTATTGAGTCTTGCTACACATCACAATATGAGCAACTACTGAGAATAATACTAGACCTACCTTTGGGCAGCACAGACCTTATTCAACCTGCTGTAATGTTAAATTTATTAGGAGAAAAAGGTTATCAAGGAGTGCCTTATTATGAAGGTATAGATGAAGCTTTATTGATTGAGGGCGTGTATGTGCATCTTTACAACAAATCCCAAACCAGAAGTTTGCGAAAAATGGGGCATGTAACAATAATAGACAAAGATATACAAACGGCTATCCAAAAAGCGCAGCAAATAAACATAAAAGTAAAAGCAAAGCAAAACTGA
- a CDS encoding M43 family zinc metalloprotease — MNWKLSFLTCLLSIGFFSFAQQRVAKKAEPYHSNEATHSHVTKRTCGTMEHHEHLLKTDPNYRRNLENIERFTQEYIKNNPTAKTGTIITIPVVFHVVYRTAAENIPDSRLNEQLDVLNKDYAKQNSDTNLVPAVWKSLHVDTEIRFCLAQRDPSNNPTTGITRTSTTKTSFSVLANDVKYNSTGGKDAWNTSKYLNIWVCNLGGSVLGYAQFPGGPAATDGVVLDYRFTGKTGALAPYNKGRTGTHEVGHYLNLRHIWGDDPGCSPDDFVADTPTQAGENYGCPTFPKTDACQPSAPGVMFMNYMDYSDDACLCMFTAGQKARMQAALAGPRASLTTSMGCVPVTSGVPNADFVASMTTIPVGSSINFTDLSTGVPTSWSWSFPGATPSSSTLQNPTGITYNTVGTYSVTLTVSNSHGTDTETKVNYINVVSATCDTLNLPFPGTPVIYLASSGGYVAGSNAYSDQSKADKFTGYPSSLNKVTGVIFMFGRGYSSGAGHKVNVRLWNNSGTGGKPGATPLISQNLLVSQIQSDVTAMQPTIVTFSSPVTVGTTFYAGFSFDMAGLNYAHPADTVALITNTDGDTNPATAWEQWNDGTWYAYDDSNSWGLEVAHAIFPIICPTSSFADQAPVDNSYALNVIPNPNNGNFHIIYDVQNGKSFKVEVLNALGQVVYTDTPNNFTGLYNRTVDVSKYSKGLYMVRITDGNSFAIRKVQVQ, encoded by the coding sequence ATGAACTGGAAGTTGTCATTCTTAACTTGCTTGCTTTCAATTGGCTTTTTTAGTTTTGCACAGCAAAGAGTAGCTAAAAAAGCAGAGCCGTACCATTCTAATGAAGCAACCCATAGCCATGTAACAAAGCGTACGTGCGGTACTATGGAACACCACGAACACCTGCTCAAAACAGATCCTAACTACAGACGCAACTTAGAAAACATTGAACGTTTTACACAAGAGTACATCAAAAATAATCCCACTGCTAAGACAGGTACCATCATCACTATTCCAGTGGTATTCCATGTTGTGTATAGAACTGCTGCGGAAAATATCCCTGATTCTCGTTTGAATGAACAGTTAGATGTACTTAATAAAGACTATGCTAAGCAGAACTCCGACACTAATTTAGTTCCAGCAGTTTGGAAGTCCTTACATGTGGATACAGAGATTCGCTTTTGCCTTGCTCAACGTGATCCAAGTAACAATCCCACCACGGGGATTACCCGTACCTCTACAACTAAAACGTCGTTCAGTGTACTTGCCAACGATGTTAAATACAACTCTACAGGAGGAAAAGATGCTTGGAACACTTCTAAGTACCTTAATATTTGGGTCTGTAACTTAGGTGGTTCTGTGCTAGGCTATGCTCAGTTTCCTGGAGGACCTGCAGCTACAGATGGAGTAGTACTGGACTATCGCTTTACAGGAAAAACAGGAGCACTTGCTCCTTATAACAAAGGTCGTACAGGTACGCATGAAGTTGGGCACTACCTAAACTTACGCCATATTTGGGGTGATGACCCAGGGTGCTCCCCTGATGATTTTGTAGCAGATACTCCAACACAAGCAGGAGAAAATTATGGCTGCCCTACATTCCCCAAAACAGATGCTTGCCAGCCCAGCGCCCCTGGAGTAATGTTCATGAACTATATGGATTATTCTGATGATGCTTGCTTGTGCATGTTCACCGCAGGGCAAAAAGCCCGTATGCAAGCAGCATTAGCAGGACCTCGTGCATCTTTAACTACCTCAATGGGTTGTGTACCTGTAACTTCTGGTGTACCTAACGCAGATTTTGTAGCCAGCATGACTACAATACCTGTGGGAAGTTCTATCAACTTCACGGACCTATCCACAGGAGTTCCTACATCTTGGTCATGGTCATTCCCTGGAGCTACACCTTCTAGCTCTACTTTACAAAACCCCACTGGAATTACATACAATACCGTGGGAACATATAGCGTAACCTTAACTGTGTCTAACTCTCATGGTACAGACACAGAAACTAAGGTAAACTATATAAATGTGGTCAGTGCTACATGTGATACACTTAATCTCCCATTCCCAGGTACTCCTGTTATTTATCTTGCTAGTAGTGGCGGCTATGTAGCTGGTTCTAATGCCTATAGCGACCAATCTAAAGCAGATAAGTTCACGGGCTACCCTAGTTCATTAAATAAAGTAACAGGCGTAATTTTCATGTTTGGTAGAGGATACAGTTCAGGCGCAGGACATAAAGTAAACGTCCGTTTATGGAACAACTCAGGTACAGGTGGAAAACCAGGTGCAACACCGTTAATTTCACAAAACTTGCTTGTATCACAAATTCAATCCGATGTAACGGCTATGCAGCCGACCATAGTAACCTTTAGCTCCCCTGTAACTGTAGGAACTACATTCTATGCAGGATTTAGTTTTGATATGGCAGGACTCAACTACGCCCACCCCGCTGATACTGTTGCCCTAATAACCAATACTGATGGGGATACAAATCCTGCAACTGCTTGGGAACAATGGAACGATGGCACATGGTATGCTTATGACGACTCTAATTCTTGGGGATTAGAAGTGGCTCATGCAATCTTCCCAATAATATGCCCAACCTCCTCATTTGCAGATCAAGCTCCTGTAGACAACAGCTACGCACTTAACGTAATACCTAACCCTAACAACGGTAACTTCCACATTATATACGATGTACAAAATGGTAAGAGTTTCAAGGTAGAAGTGTTGAATGCTCTAGGTCAAGTTGTATATACAGATACACCGAACAACTTTACAGGCTTATACAACCGTACCGTAGATGTATCCAAGTATAGCAAAGGTTTGTACATGGTACGTATAACCGACGGTAACAGCTTTGCTATCCGTAAAGTTCAGGTACAGTAA
- the rsmG gene encoding 16S rRNA (guanine(527)-N(7))-methyltransferase RsmG encodes MIIKQYFELNELQVRQFEQFYQKITFWNEKINLVSRKDIPHLWTRHILHSAMIAKIISFAPNTKILDVGTGGGFPGIPLAILFPDCNFTLVDSITKKINAVQDIVQSLGLRNVKVQVIRAEHIQEKFDFVVSRAVAQLPQFYAWVYQKIDLNSKNTLKNGILYLKGGKIQNEVEQLALPVTVYSLAHFADDEFFSTKYLVHVPVVK; translated from the coding sequence ATGATTATTAAGCAATATTTTGAACTTAACGAACTACAAGTTCGCCAATTTGAGCAATTTTATCAAAAAATTACTTTTTGGAATGAAAAAATCAATTTAGTTTCTCGCAAGGATATTCCACATTTGTGGACAAGGCACATTTTGCACAGTGCAATGATAGCTAAAATTATTTCTTTTGCACCTAATACAAAAATTCTTGATGTAGGTACAGGGGGAGGGTTTCCAGGCATTCCTTTGGCTATTCTTTTTCCTGATTGTAACTTTACTTTGGTAGACTCTATTACCAAAAAAATAAATGCTGTACAAGACATAGTACAGAGCCTTGGGTTACGTAATGTAAAAGTTCAGGTCATACGCGCGGAGCATATACAAGAGAAGTTTGATTTTGTAGTCAGTCGTGCTGTAGCGCAGTTACCTCAATTTTATGCATGGGTCTATCAAAAAATTGACTTAAATTCTAAAAACACCCTGAAAAACGGAATACTTTATCTAAAAGGTGGGAAGATTCAAAATGAAGTTGAGCAATTAGCTTTGCCCGTTACAGTTTATAGTTTAGCTCATTTTGCAGACGATGAGTTTTTTTCCACAAAGTATTTGGTACACGTTCCTGTTGTCAAATAA